AGAGAGGCAGGAACGGACATGAGCAAATGGTCCCGGGTATTTTTAGTTATGTTGCTGGGAATCTGGGGTACCAGCGCGCTGGCGGCGGAATTTTCTCCGGCGCTTGAGTATGAACTGGACAAGGCTTCAGCCAAAGACAAAATTAGCGCAATTGTCATTTTGGAGAGCCCGATTGACATCATGACACTGGATTTCTCGCTGCACGCTCGAAATGCGACTCTTGCTGAGCGTCACCGGGAAGTCATCGAAGCTCTGAAGTACAATGCGGAGCAGACACAGCCTGCCTTTCGCAGCGAGCTGGACGAACTTCAGAACAGCGGCGATCTGACAGGCTACACGGCCTACTGGATTGAAAATCTGTTTGTCATTCACGCGAGCAAGGATTTTATTGAATCGTTGCGGACTCGCGGAGACGTCAAGTATGTGTCGGAAAATTTCCGTCCCGAGTTGATCGAGCCGATTATTAACGAGGGTCGCGAACCCCGCCGCAATCCGCTCGATACGGAATCGACAACTCCGGGGCAGGATGCCATACGCGCGACGGAAGTAAATCGCGTCTTGGGCATCACCGGTCAGGGCGTCCTGGTCGCCAACTGCGACACCGGCGTCGACGGCACGCATCCGGCTCTGGCTTCGCGCTGGCGCGGAACGGTTGCTCCCGCGGCCGAGTGCTGGCGAGACGCCTTAGGCGGTGGTACGACTTTCCCGTCGGACGGCAACGGCCACGGTACCCACGTCATGGGAACAATTACGGGCCGCGAAATAAGCGGTGTCGATACGAACACCGTGGGTTCCGCTCCGAATGCGATGTGGATTGCCGACAATGCGATCAATCAAGGCGTCAGCAGCGATTTCGATAACGACATCATCGATGCATATCAGTGGTTCGCGGATCCCGATGGCAACATCAACACGATGGATGACGTCCCGGACGTGATTCAGAATAGCTGGGGCGTGTTTACTGGTTTGGGCTACGCCCAGTGCTACGACTTCTGGAACACCGTGGTGACCAACTGCGAAGCAGCAGGTCCCGTGATCACGTGGTCGGCGGGCAACGAAGGCACGAGCGGCTTGCGCAGCCCGGCGATTTACTCGCTGAATGCGTACCAAATCTTCTCCGTGGGTGCCGTGGACGCGACAAACTATAGCGCGCCGTATCCTTTGGCCAGTTTTTCAAGCCAAGGACCGACACCGTGCACGCCCGCGTCTCCGGACAATATCAAGCCGGAAATCTGTGCTCCCGGAGTAGACGTCTATTCGTCGATTCCCGGCGGCGGCTATTCGGGATCCTATTCCGGTACGTCCATGGCCGGACCCCACATCGCGGGCGTCGTCGCTCTAATGCGCGAGGCTTGCCCGAACTGTGATCACATCACGATTAAGGATGCGATCATGAACACCGCGCATGACTACGGTACAGGCGGCGATGACAATCAATACGGCCACGGCTTTGTCGATGCTTACGATGCGGTTGTCGCGGTTTCGAGCCTTGGTCGTGTGAACGGTATTGTTCGTGAATCGGGTACGAACAATCCGATTCCCGGTGCGCGTGTTGGCATTACCAGCGGCCCGAACTTTGTATTGACTGCGGCCGACGGATCCTTCAGCTTGCCGCTTACCGACGGCACGTATAATGTCGAGTGCTCCTCGTTTGGCTACATTACGCAAACCGCAAACAACGTGGTTGTCATCACCGATCAAATCACGACTCAAGACTTCACGCTTCCGTTGGCCGCGCAGGGAACCGTCTCAGGTACCGTCACGGACTGCAACGGCAATCCGGCGGTCGGCGCGACAGTCGAAATGCTGAACACTCCGGTGACTCCTGCCACGACAAACGGTTCGGGTTTCTACTCGATCACGTTGCCGCAGGGAACGTACGACATGCGTGCGTCCGCGGCAGGCTGCGGTCCTCATCAAGTGGACAACGTGGTGATCGGCGCGACGGCTACTCAGAACTTCACGTTGCCGAGCGATCCGCGCTACGACTGCAGCTCGCCAGACGGATACGGCTACACGATGTGCGAAGACGTGGATCTTGACGGCCAGCCGTTCAACTGGCAGGCGATTACGCCGTTGGAAGGCGGAAGCGGAACGTCCGTACTGACTTCTGTCGACGATGGATATACGGCCGCGCTTAGTTTCCCCTTCCCATTCCAGTTCTATGGAACGGCGTACACGACGTACTTCATCGGATCGAACGGCTTCGTTACCTTCGGCAGCGGTAGCTCGGATTATTCCAACGAGTGTTTCCCCGCGACCTCCAACCCGGCAGGATTGTATCCTAATTGGGACGACATGACCACTTACACGGGTGAAGTCGCCTACTATTACGACACGGTCAATCACTGGTTGGTCATTTCGTTCTATCAGATCAGCCACTTCAGCGGCGGTGGTCAATCGAGCTTCCAGATTATCATTTATGATCAAGGATTCTATTCGTCGGCCACAGGTGACAACCACATTCTGTTCCAGTATGACGATCCGACAACTCAGACCACGGCCTCCACGGTCGGTATCAAGACCGCTTCGGGTGACTATTCGCAGTACGTTTGTGACGGCACTGCGGATCCGAATTCGTGGGGTCAAGAGGCGGGACGTACGGTCTACTTCTCGACGGGCCCGGGCTGTGATGGCGAAGGCAACATCGTCGTCACTCCGGCGTCGTTGAACGGCGCTGCGCCTTTGGGCGGCACGGATACGGGCAGCATTCAGATTTGCAACACCGGTATTTGCCCGCTGACGTGGGGAGTAAACTGGAGCCAGTCGACACCCGCGCTTGCCTTGTCAGGCTACAATCCGGGAACGGTCGTGATGACTAAAGAGCAGATTGCCATGATAGATGCGATTAACCACGGCGAGAAAATTGACATCAGTGTTCGTGAACCGGGTCAATCGCCCTTGGACGCACAAGGCGGACCGGATACCTTTGGTTATCGTTGGATTGATTCCGATGAGCCCGGTGGTCCTGCTTATAGCTGGGTCGAAATCAATACGATTGGTACCAATATCGGTATCACCGGTGACGATCAGGCCGTGAACATCGCCTTGCCGTTCACGTTCTCGTACTACGGTCTCGACTACAATTCAGTAAACGTATGCTCGAATGGCTTCATGAACTTTGGTTCTCTTGCGACTAACTTCACCAATGCGACTATCCCGAGTGCATCCGCACCGTTGGGTATGATTGCTCCGTTCTGGGATGACTTGGATTTGAGAACTGGTGGCGCCGTATATTCTTACTATGATGCGGCGAACAACCGTTTCATCATCGAGTGGGATGCCGTGCCTCATTATTCGGGCAGCACCGGCGACGTGTATACGTTCCAAGTGATTCTTAATGCGAACGGTCGCATCTTGATTCAATACGCGACTCAAATCCTTGGCACCTACGGCTTGATTGATTGCACAATCGGAATTCAGAACGAATCTGGTTTGGACGGTTTGCAAGTTGTCTACAACGCCGCCTATCTGCACGACAACATGGCGATCGAATTCAGAGCGAATCCGATTTGGTTGGAAGTAACACCGCCGTCCGGTGGAATCTTGGATCCGGGTTTCTGCACAAACGTCGACGTGACGTTTGACGCGGCTGATTTGCCGTCAGGCACGTACACCGGAAACCTCGTCGTGAACAGCTCTGATCCGGACAACTCGACGCAGCTTGTTCCTGTGTCCTTTGTTGTTGGTCAATACACTGACCCGACCGGTTTGACGATCTACTATTGGCCCGGTACAAACGAACTGCATTTCGAGTGGTTGGATGACGGCGCACCCTACTACGAACTGTATTCGTCAACAGTAAGCGAAGGCCCGTTCCTAACGATTGAAGGCGGAACATCGTCGACGTCGTTGAACCTTCCGTTCGACAACACTCAGCGCAAGTTCTACTATCTTGTGGCCAGGGACGTCCCGGCCGCGGCTTCATCGTCGAAGCCGTCTGCCAAGACCGCAAAATAGTCGACCCGTTAACACGCAAAAACCCCCGGCCAATCGGCTGGGGGCTTTTCTTTGGGTCGCTTGAGTATCCTTGCAATTCGGTTCGGCGAAGCGTATCTTAAAGAATGACAGAGAACAGGAGAATCAATATGTTTAAGTTGTGTAAGTACTTGTTGATAGGTGTGTTCATGTGGGCGGGTGCGGCATCTTCGACGACGCTCCGCGAATTGAAGAACTCTCTGACCGAGTATCGAGCTTCGAAGATCGCAATTTCGCAAGATCCCCTTCCAATGGGTATCTTTTATGACTTGGTCGCACCGTTGTCCGGGATAGAACGGTTCGACGGACGCGATGATGCCGCCGAAATAAGTACCCGCACATGGATTCAGGCAAGTCATGAGCTGCGCCGAGCGAGTTTGTTTGATACGAGAATTCCTGCTCAGGAACAACTTCGCAATAGAAGTCAAGTCGCACATGCACAGGGTACCTACCCGCTGGTTGTGCTGCTCTTCGACTACCAAAGAACTCGAGACGGCGTGGACAAAGATCAGGTGATCGCCTACGAAAATGGTGCGGTTACGAACGTCTTGACTTCGTCTTTAGAAACTGATCAAGTGGCAGCCGCGGCCGTGCTCAACGAATGGACCTACCACGGCTCGGATGTCACTTTCAGGCTCGATGCCGCAGATATTTATTCGAACATGGGCAAACTTGCCGGAGTCGAAATGGATTTCGATGACGGTCAAGGAATGCGCAGTGTCGCGCTGAACCAAGACCTGCACGTCGTGTATCCCGAAACGGGAATGAAGACGATCACGTCGAAGTTCGAGATGAACGACGGCAGAATCTTCACAGGCAGAACGCGTTTTGACGTGCGTCACCTTGACGCGCCGCCGCCGTCGGAGACGTGGAATCTAACGGCTTCACACAGCACCGGCGGAACTCCTGCGACTGGTGAAGCCTATATTCTCTATGCTCCAGGGCACACGCAAGTGACGCGGCCCGTGGTGTTGGTGGAAGGTCTCGACTTGACCAACACGTTGAATTGGGACGAGCTGTATGACTTGATGAACCAACAGAACCTGATCGAGACCTTGCGTCAAACAGGTTTCGACGCCGTGGTCTTGAACTACGACAACTCTACGATCATGGTGCAGGACAATGCATTCCTTGTGCAAGAGTTGATCGAAGAATTGAATTCGGCGACAGGAGCGATTTATCCGCTCGTGATGGTGGGAACAAGTTTGGGTGGTTTGACCACACGGTATGCGCTGACTTACATGGAGAATCACAGCCTGCCGCACAATGTCGGGACATTTATCTCCGTGGATTCGCCCCAGAATGGCGCGAACATCCCGATCGGAATTCAATATTGGGCGGATTTCTTTTCCGGTGAATCGACGGACGCAGCGGAAGCTCGCGACGCCCTTCTGACGCCTGCGCCGAGACAGCTCTTGCTCTATCATTTCTCGTCTTCTTCCGGGGGAGTCGCCAATCCCGATCCGATGGAGCCCGCATTGCAAAACGAATTGGCATCAATCGGAGATTATCCGACACAGCCGCGACTGGTTTCCGTAATCAACGGCAGCGGCACGCAGCAAAACAGTGGATTCTTGCCTGGCGCTCAGTTGATTCAATGGGTGTACAACAGCTTCCTTGTGGATATTCGCGGCAACGTGTGGGCCGTCAGCAATACGGCAAATACGCGAGTGATGCAAGGTCTGATTGATTTGATTTGGCCGCTGCCGGACGAATCCCGCGACGTGTACATCCAACCGTGTTTGCCGTGGGATAACGCACCCGGCGGGCTAACACCGACGATGGCCGAGCTCGCCGCAGTAGACGCGCCGTATGGCGATATCGTCGCCTTGCACGACGAACATTGTTTCATTCCGACGATTAGCTCGCTCGATCTGAGTGTTTCCGATCCATTCTTTGACGTCGCCGGAGCGACCAATTTGTACGACTTGACGCCGTTTGACCAAGTGTATTATCCCGTCGCGAATCAAGAGCACGTCGAAATCACTCCAGAAAATGCGCAATGGTATTTGACGGAGATTCTCGGTCCGCTCGAACAACCCTACTTGACGATTGCTGTCAGTGGTGACAGTTTGTACTTGAACTGGACATCCGTTTTCGGAGCCAACAACTACCGGGTTTACCATTCCCTCGAAAGTGGGAACTGGCCGGAGACTTTTGACACGACATCCGGTACGAACTGGACCATTCCCATATCGGATGAAATTGGGTTTTTCCGGATCATCGCCGAACACAACTGACCGATTCTCAGAATATGAGAGGCATTAGCGCGGGTCTCCCCGCGCTTTTTGTTTATCATCAGAAATAACTTAGAGTTGGATATCTTGACCATAAAACCCTACAAAAAGAAGGATTGGAGCAAAGATGACCCGCCGCAAGTCCGGGAAGTCCGGGATTTGCACCTTTGGCTCAACTTCCCTTTATTATTAAGTTGATTATTTAATCAATTTAAGGAGAAAAAATGCAAAGCACGGCAAGTACAGCCGCGGCTCCCAAGACAGACAG
This region of Calditrichota bacterium genomic DNA includes:
- a CDS encoding S8 family serine peptidase — translated: MSKWSRVFLVMLLGIWGTSALAAEFSPALEYELDKASAKDKISAIVILESPIDIMTLDFSLHARNATLAERHREVIEALKYNAEQTQPAFRSELDELQNSGDLTGYTAYWIENLFVIHASKDFIESLRTRGDVKYVSENFRPELIEPIINEGREPRRNPLDTESTTPGQDAIRATEVNRVLGITGQGVLVANCDTGVDGTHPALASRWRGTVAPAAECWRDALGGGTTFPSDGNGHGTHVMGTITGREISGVDTNTVGSAPNAMWIADNAINQGVSSDFDNDIIDAYQWFADPDGNINTMDDVPDVIQNSWGVFTGLGYAQCYDFWNTVVTNCEAAGPVITWSAGNEGTSGLRSPAIYSLNAYQIFSVGAVDATNYSAPYPLASFSSQGPTPCTPASPDNIKPEICAPGVDVYSSIPGGGYSGSYSGTSMAGPHIAGVVALMREACPNCDHITIKDAIMNTAHDYGTGGDDNQYGHGFVDAYDAVVAVSSLGRVNGIVRESGTNNPIPGARVGITSGPNFVLTAADGSFSLPLTDGTYNVECSSFGYITQTANNVVVITDQITTQDFTLPLAAQGTVSGTVTDCNGNPAVGATVEMLNTPVTPATTNGSGFYSITLPQGTYDMRASAAGCGPHQVDNVVIGATATQNFTLPSDPRYDCSSPDGYGYTMCEDVDLDGQPFNWQAITPLEGGSGTSVLTSVDDGYTAALSFPFPFQFYGTAYTTYFIGSNGFVTFGSGSSDYSNECFPATSNPAGLYPNWDDMTTYTGEVAYYYDTVNHWLVISFYQISHFSGGGQSSFQIIIYDQGFYSSATGDNHILFQYDDPTTQTTASTVGIKTASGDYSQYVCDGTADPNSWGQEAGRTVYFSTGPGCDGEGNIVVTPASLNGAAPLGGTDTGSIQICNTGICPLTWGVNWSQSTPALALSGYNPGTVVMTKEQIAMIDAINHGEKIDISVREPGQSPLDAQGGPDTFGYRWIDSDEPGGPAYSWVEINTIGTNIGITGDDQAVNIALPFTFSYYGLDYNSVNVCSNGFMNFGSLATNFTNATIPSASAPLGMIAPFWDDLDLRTGGAVYSYYDAANNRFIIEWDAVPHYSGSTGDVYTFQVILNANGRILIQYATQILGTYGLIDCTIGIQNESGLDGLQVVYNAAYLHDNMAIEFRANPIWLEVTPPSGGILDPGFCTNVDVTFDAADLPSGTYTGNLVVNSSDPDNSTQLVPVSFVVGQYTDPTGLTIYYWPGTNELHFEWLDDGAPYYELYSSTVSEGPFLTIEGGTSSTSLNLPFDNTQRKFYYLVARDVPAAASSSKPSAKTAK